Within Halorussus sp. MSC15.2, the genomic segment CCGGCTTGGCGGTCGATTCCACGACGCGCTCGAAGCTCTCGGCGTCGCCGCTGTAGGCGGTCTTCACGAGGTCCGCGCCGACCTCCTCGGCGAGTCGGACCGCGTGGCCGAGGCTCTCGGCGTCGTGTTCGTCCACGCCCGGGCCGCGGGCGTACGCCATCGCCAGCACGGGCATCCCGTAGTCGTCGGCGTCGTCGGTGACCTCGGCGAGTTCCTCAACCTGTTCGCGCTCGTACTTGCTCCCGACGTTGATGTGGAACGAGACGGCGTCCGCGCCCGCCCGGACCGCCTCCTTGACGGTCCCGGTCATCCGCTTGTCGTTGCTGTCTGGACCGATAGTGGTCGAGGCGTTGAGGTGGACGAGGTAGCCCGCGCCGTTCTTGTTCGGGTGGACGCGGGGTGCGATGCCCTTCTGCGTGAGGACGGAGTCCGCGCCGCCGCGGGTCACCGCGTCGATGGTCGATTCGATGTCCACGAGACCCTCGACGGCCCCGAGTGTGATGCCGTGGTCCATCGGGACCATTACGTACTTCCTGTCTGTGCCGATTCGGTCGAGTCGTGCTCGGATTCCGGCGGTCATAGTATGTGAAACTGTGGCAAGTGGTGGTTAAGTTCGTTCTGGTTCCGGTACTTTCTCGCCGCCTTCCACCGCGCCCTCCTTGAGTTCGCGGGCCTTGGCTTCGAGGCGGTCGGCGACTGACTCCCCTTTCGCAACGATGTCCACGAACGCGCTCCCGACGACGACGCCGTCCGCGCCGCCCGCGACGATTTCCCGGGCGTGTTCGCGCTCGCTGATGCCGAACCCGACGGCCTTCGGCAGGTCGGTCCCGGAGAGTCGGTCGAGGCTGACGTGGGTCTCGCTGCTCACGTCCGAGCGCGCACCGGTCGTGCCCAGTCGACCCTGCACGTAGACGAACCCGGACGCGCGGTCGAGCATCCGGGCGAGGCGCTCGTCGGTGGTGGTCGGCGCGACGATGAACACGAGGTCGAGTCCGTGGGCCTCGCAGGCCTCCTTCAGGGGGTCGCTCTCGTCCACCGGCAGGTCCGGGACGACGAGTCCCGAGATGCCCGCCTCGGCGGCGGCCTCCACGAAGGGTTCCACGCCGTCCCGTCCCTTCCGGGAGCCGTACTGATAGATGAGATTGTAGTAGGTCATGCAGACCAGCGGCACGTCCACGTCCTCCGAGAGGTCGGCCACGAGGTCGAAGTACCTGTCGGGGGTCATCCCGGCGTCGAGCGCCCGGCGGATGGCCTGCTGGATGGTCGGCCCCTCCGCGATGGGTTCGGAGAAGGGCAGGCCCAGTTCCACCACGTCCGTCCCGCCGCGGACGAGCGCCCGGACGTACTCCTTGGTCGATTCGGCGTCGGGGTCGCCCGCCGCCACGTACGAGACCAGCGCGGGGTCGTCGGCGAAGGCGGCCTCGATGTCGCTCTCGCCGGACCCTTCGGTCTCACTGGCCATTCTCGAACACCTCCATCGCGGGGGCCGCGTCGATGTCGCGCTTCTCGCTCTCCTCGATGACCGTGTCGAGGTCCTTGTCGCCCCGTCCCGAGACGTTGACGACGACGAGATCGCCCAGTTCCTCGGGACTCTCCTCCAAGTACGCCAGCGCGTGACTCGACTCCAGCGCGGGGATGATGCCCTCCAGCTTCGAGAGCCGGTGGAACGCTTCGAGTGCGGCGTCGTCGCCGACGTTGACGGGCGTCACGCGGCCCTCGTCGGCGAGGTAGGCCAGTTCCGGGCCGACCCCGGAGTAGTCGAGTCCCGCGCTCACGCTGTGGGATTCCAGAATCTGACCGTCGGGATTCTGGAGGAGTTTGGTGCGCGCGCCGTGGAGGACGCCCTCGTCGCCCGTCGAGAGCGACGCCGAGTGGGGCGCGAGACCCTCCTCCTCGTCGATGGTCAGCGAGGACCCGCCGGCTTCCACGGCCACGAGGTCCACGTCTTCGTCGCCGACGAACTCGTGGAACGCCCCCATCGTGTTCGACCCGCCCCCGGCGCAGGCGACCACGCTGTCGGGGAGTCGCCCGGCCCGTTCCCGAATCTGTTCGCGGGCCTCCTCGGAGATGACCGACTGGAAGTCCCTGACCATCTTCGGGAACGGGTGGGGACCGACGACGACCCGATGACGTAGTGGGTGTCCTCGACGTTGGTCGCCCAATCGCGCATCGTCTCGTTGATGGCCTCCTTCAGCGTCCCCGACCCGATTTCCACCGGGTTCACCTCGGCGTCGTGGATGCGCATCCGGAAGACGTTGGGGCGCTGTCGGTTGATGTCGGTCCGGCCCATGTATATCTCGCAGTCGATGCCGAGGTGCGCGCACGCCATCGCGGTCGCGGTGCCGTGCTGGCCCGCGCCCGTCTCGGCCACGATGCGCTCTTTGCCCATGTACTTCGCCAGCAGGACCTGCCCGAGCGCGTTGTTCAACTTGTGCGCGCCGCCGTGGAGCAGGTCCTCGCGCTTGAGGTAGACCTCCCGGTCGTACCGCTCCGAGAGTCGGTCCGCGCGCTGGAGCGGCGTGGGTCGCCCGCCGAACTCCCGCAGGCGCTCGCGGAACTCGTCCACGAACCCGTCCTCGTTGTCGAGAACGTATCGCTCGTAGGCGTCTGTCAACTCCTCGATGGCGGGCATCAACGCCTCTGGGACGTACTGGCCGCCGTAGTCGCCGAACTTTGATTCGCTACTCATGTCTGTG encodes:
- the trpA gene encoding tryptophan synthase subunit alpha; this translates as MASETEGSGESDIEAAFADDPALVSYVAAGDPDAESTKEYVRALVRGGTDVVELGLPFSEPIAEGPTIQQAIRRALDAGMTPDRYFDLVADLSEDVDVPLVCMTYYNLIYQYGSRKGRDGVEPFVEAAAEAGISGLVVPDLPVDESDPLKEACEAHGLDLVFIVAPTTTDERLARMLDRASGFVYVQGRLGTTGARSDVSSETHVSLDRLSGTDLPKAVGFGISEREHAREIVAGGADGVVVGSAFVDIVAKGESVADRLEAKARELKEGAVEGGEKVPEPERT
- a CDS encoding 2-amino-3,7-dideoxy-D-threo-hept-6-ulosonate synthase; translation: MTAGIRARLDRIGTDRKYVMVPMDHGITLGAVEGLVDIESTIDAVTRGGADSVLTQKGIAPRVHPNKNGAGYLVHLNASTTIGPDSNDKRMTGTVKEAVRAGADAVSFHINVGSKYEREQVEELAEVTDDADDYGMPVLAMAYARGPGVDEHDAESLGHAVRLAEEVGADLVKTAYSGDAESFERVVESTAKPVIIAGGEPEGDRATLDAVRGAMDAGAAGVSMGRSIFQHDDPEAIARAVAAVVHDGRSAEEALREAELTVEA